The following DNA comes from Lycium ferocissimum isolate CSIRO_LF1 unplaced genomic scaffold, AGI_CSIRO_Lferr_CH_V1 ctg1604, whole genome shotgun sequence.
TTCTTTTCTTAAACTCCTtgtcaagtcaaaaccagacaaataaattgaaacggagtgAGCGAAAAAGAAAGCAGAAACTTTTATCTGATTTTGAAtggaaaaaaacacaaaaaaaaaaaaaaatctaacacCAATATTTTCAGAGCATAGCCAATCCAACATCCAGCTAAAAGAGGAAGTATACGTAAAAAGTAGCACAGGATTCATAAATCATTGAGATCATCGAGCAAACACCAAATAATTACAGCGGTAATAAATGGTAATTTACCTATGTAAATATTACTGATAAATTTAAGGAATTGGGCCAGTGAATCATCTTCATCGTCGGATATTACCATCACTGTGGCTTAAAAGGCTGAATTTCcacacaggtatattattgtaCTATCAGTTTGCATATTTTTCACacaaaatatgatttaaatatatatttatcagATTTTAAAGCCAAAATGGTGAAAGAAATttgttaattaattgtttaaactAACAGTGGttaattgataaatattttactctgttaaatcaacaaatttaattaattaaacagAAAATTAATTGCATTTCAATTTTTACAATCATTTTAGCTTTATTAATTTCAATAACTCTCAAATTGGTCacaattgaaatattttaattgTTCTCTGTCTCTTTTTTAATCTGTCCCAAAaataatgatacatttctatatttagaaacaatttaaattaaattttcctCTTTTACCCGGTGAAAGGATTTACGGTCACAAAATATACTATAAACTTATTTTAGATCGCgagtttgaaattaaatttttatttatttaatttgtaaAGGTAAACTATATCactaaattgggacagagggagtgtgtgtatatatatgttggttgaCCGGTAAATGAACGCCGGTGGCCGGAGAATGACATCGGCGAAGGTAACGGGTCGGGTGGATCCGAATATGTGGGACCCGATGAAGAGCGATTTTTGAgaataaaatgataaaaaatggTCCTTAACATATGGTTTCATTTGGtgtttaatatataaatatgatgaaaataatTCTTAATCTTTTTCAGAAAGTAATCACTTTGGTCTTAAGTAAACACAATAGCTATTACTTTAGAATAAAATTTTAACACTCTAGACCTTTTCATTTAAAGTTACTGCAATACTTTTACTTTAGGGAGAAGAtttaaaagaattattttttatggGGTGTATTTGTAGGAAAATAAATAGGTAAAAATTTACTTGCACCAAATATTTACATCAAATCAAGATCTTGGATATATACTTTTTAATACTTAACCAAGTTTAAGTGATACGCATTTTCACTTTCATTTGTTCtattaagtgtttttttttttttttgttaacatATTTGTTCTTAAGACTAATTTATTTAGTCAAGTATAAACATCTAATACCAATAAATAAATTGTTTAATTTTGCATAACCATCCAGCATaaataagagtttaattttgATCTTTGCTTATATTTGTCGGCTCTTCGCTCTtgtaatttcttatttttctcattaTCCTGATATGCTTGTCCTTATCTGACTCTTTTGCCTTGTTTCTCTTGGTGAGGGTCTTAAAGCGACCTCCCTACCTTTACGGTGGGGTAAGATACAGCGTACACTTTTCCTCCCTAGACCATGCATTGCGGGATTTTATtcaggtatgttgttgttgttgttgtaatgcccttatgtcaaattccaacattacataagtaagttccaatataacttaagtaaataattcaaaagaaagggaaaatataaatctataacctcattcacaacgaaattctactttaataacgtcactcgttatatgtcaagtttgttaatgactcattctttccaatattaagaagtgtagtttcaaaaattagaataataacacccttatactaaatgaataaaaaaaaaaaatatgagcaattgcatggaaccacaagaagtaaaggttgaaaatgagaagataggaaatgaaaaataaataatacaaaaagaaaaataattaaaaaagtaaaaataaaaaagaaattaaaataatagaaattaaaaatcaaaagtaattaaaataatagaaataaaaaataaattaaaaataaaaagaattaaaagaaacaaactaaaaaataacCCAATAATTACAGTgataattacactcaattctcaAACATCCCCTAGGATATTATTCGCAATTGAAGAGTGTAATTAATCTCTTAGATGATTCTATCACCTATCTCACATTTACTAAATAAGGCATTCAAAAGTATTAATTACACCCAATGACTCAAATTATCCacgtggctttccaaacaggccctaagtgTTTTTTCATTAACATGTTTGTTCTTAAGACTAATTTATTTAGTCAAGTATAAACatcctaataataataaataaattatttaattttgtataacCACCCAGCATAAATAAGTATTTACCGGCTTTTCATTTCGAGGTGACTGAGGATAAAAAGATATTCTTCTTGATCAGCTAGGATATTATTCGCAAAGGAAAAAGAGTGGAAAATCTCTTATTAGATGATTCTATCAGTATCTCACATTGACTAAATAAGGCATTCAAAAGTAGTTTACGCTTTACACAGAACTTGGATGACTCAAATTATCCACGATTTTGCATCAGATGTATAAGTTTTTAGTATCTGCAATCACAGGAAGTTGAACAGATAATCCAGTTCATTTTACGCAAAAATTCCAGGATCCTAGTAATAATTAAGGAACAAGTATAATTGTTACTACGTAACAATCCCAAGCAAGTTAGAGTCAGCAACATGAACTGTTCATGTCACTTCATTTAAGCCCGTCTCAATCCAAAATACAATAGGAAAAGGGACAATTGCATAATTGCATCTTGCTTCAACTTCAAAAAGTGAATAACATGAAAAAGGAAATGTGGCTGGGGATGGTGGACCAAAGCAGCCATAAAACACTGCAAGCTTTCAGTTTCAGAACTATGCACCATAACTCACAACCAGAGTGAAGGGAAACAAAAGGAGAAGCTACTACAGTACAAAGTTCACTAACAAGAAAAGCCCCTAATGTTAATGTTTACAGGAACTGCAAAATGACAAACTTTAAGAAGCCTTCTGAAAATGACTGGATAGAAGCTTTGCAATCTCTAGAAACCCAACCTTGTCCTTGCCAGCAAATATAGTCTTCAACTTGTCATCACAATTTATCTCCTTCTTGTTTGCAGGGTTCTGCAGATCATGAATTTTACTTGTCAAGAAAAAAACTAAATGGTGTATACTGTATATGACCTACTACACACATTTGTTCAAGTGGATTAAACATGAGATGACTCAGATCAGATAACAACTACTAAATCaagaaaaccttttttttttttttcatcaaacaTCAGAAGTATATGGATTGTCATCAACATGATAAGCAACTcaaaaaatagtaattatgaTAGTTTGATAAATCGATGGCAATCATCTAGTTTTAATAATGAAATATAATCCCTCTCTTCATAAATCTATGCCTCAAACTACTAGTAGAAGGAATGTCAAATGATCACAAATTATCATCTCGAAAACCAAATTGCAATAGTCTGCAGAAGTAACAGCCTTTCCTACACACCCCAAGTGTTGGTGGTCATTGATAAGTCACGTGTAACTACATAAGTACATAACTATCAAATTCCAATCTGAATGTTCAAGTCCACAGAGATTCTGCCCTAACGATTGTTTCTGTTCTTCACAGCTAATAGTATCTCAAACAAAATGAACGAACAAGAAAAAGCATCTTTTACAAGAAAACTAACATAAAAAATAGGAGGGTGCAAATGGGCAATGTAAAGAATAATGCTTGGCTACATTGTGTTTTGCTTTTTCCATCAAACACACTTCAAGGAATATCTCAGAAGTATATCCACAGCGAAATTGTGCTTTTAAGTCTGAATATTGGCATAGGTAGTTAAACATGCTTGAATTACTGGTATATTATATCAGCAATTATTTCCAGCTTGGGTCTTATAAAGGATTGCCCCAGCTAGTCATACAAAGTGTCAAAGTAGCTTGAGAATAAAAACTCATGTATGATTGATTCAGCACATGGCAACCAAATCAGACATCATAGTATTGCAGGCCCCCAAGGCAGCAGCATCTATACTTGTCAAATTATCATACAAGATTATCTGAATCAGCAGAAGACAAAAACCTTGATACCAACCAGTTTATTCATTATCATGTAGTGTGCTAATATCTATTCTGGGCTAGCTACACATCACACGAGCTACACTGACCAGCCAAAGTAAGCCCAACTCTTAGTTCATTCACAGCTTACAGGAAATCTCACAGGGCAGAAAGTAAAATAACAGATGGAGAGAGAATTGATCATTTGATATCACATGTCGATCAGTAGACTAACTCATTACAGAGACTTTAACCTCAATGCCAAAATGTTAGGGTCCTTTGTTCCAGTAAAAGGCAGTCTACTAGAGaggaaaaataacaatatcctTTAATCAAACAGAAACAACTAGACTCAAGAATGTTAAATTCCATCTATTGTGTGATTGAGCAAACAAGTTTGTGACTATCTTTAAATGAATAAAGCTAGACAAGGGACCAGACAACAGCTTGATTGTAGATTGCATTTAATGAGTTAGATGCAGTCACTACCATTTTCCAGCAGACCACAAACCCCACCCTGTACAAAGATATTATACATCTTCCAGAAGCACATAGCGAAATACAATCATCCCCGGAAATTGTTTCATTAAAAGAGAAACATAATGTCTCCCTTGCCGTGTTAACTATACATGTCACTTTTTAACACCTTCAATCGTTATACTGTCACACCTACAGACCGATGCATTTGGATGTCTGGCGTAGGACATGGTAAACCATCTTAAAtaacttttttcattttatcatCTAATGTATTTCTAATCTTTCATGACTATACATCTATCCTAACATTTGCATTTTACGACATTCATTTTGTTGATACGTTGGACCTTAGAGGACCAACATGCAGTCCAATATAACATAGCTGGGTACAAACACCAAGTAGCCATACTTGACTCAGCTCAGGTTTGACATAGCCCAAGTAAAAAAGCCGCTTCAAATCCCTCATTTTTGCAAATAGGCTACATTTTCACACTTAGAATCCCTAAACCGACAAGTTGCCAACTGTAGCAATTTCACCGTTACGCCAAGTGCTCCCCAGTACCATTTACAACTCATATATGTCCTACCAAAGCATATCAAATAGTTTCAATTTATAACTAAAAGTAAGAAACTCACATATATCTTAGCAACTTGTTCTTTACATTTCTACAAAGAGGCTATTTCAAAGAGCAATTCTACCGTCATGCAAAGGTTCCTTCTCTACCATAAGTAACTATATGTCCTAAAAGTTAACACTTAGAGAAATAGAAAGTAGACCTGAAGACTATTGGTCTTTTCCATCACATTTCTACAAAAAGAGGCAATTTCAAAGAGCAATTCTACCTTCATGAAAAAGTTCATTTTCTATCACAAGTAACAACATGTCCTAAAAATGACACATAAAGAGATAGAAAGTGGATCAACTAGAAATTTcagggaaaacattttctggatCAATAGAAAACACCAACGCATCCCCAACCCATGCCCGCCCTACCCCCCAGCCTACATCCCCACCACTAGAAGTTGCACTCTGAATTCAAAAATCTCATAATGATTTGctttaaatatatgaaaatgctCTTAAATAACATTCTCCAACTCGAGTAACAAACACAAGAAAAAGAGTACGAAAATCACTTATTCtcctagaaaatattttcttggaaaacattttccatcataccaaacacacccttaaagAAATAGAAAGTCGACTTGGAAGATTATTGGTCTTTTCCATTTTCGAGctatttattaaaatatcaaatattttcTTGCAAAACATTGTCTGTCATCACATTCTACAAAAAATTTCACACACCATTCTCTAAAGTCCTAAAAATTGATGAAATAAGTCGACTTTATATTTTTGGAAGATTATTGGTCTTTTTCCATAAAAACACACACATTTCTATCATCATGCAAAGTTGCCTCATTCTCTATGTggcaaatttttgttttttttgttgcataACTACTGTTATTGCTaattatctcaaaaaaaaaaaaaaaatcaacacaTATATAAAGAGATAAAAAAACAAACCTGAAGATTATTAGTTTTGATGTAATCCACAaacagaaaatattttcttggaaaacattttccatcatcacCCTTAAAGAAATAGAAAGTCGACGTCTTTTCCATATTTCATCATGCAAAGTTTCATTCTCCAATAACAAATTCAACACATATATAAAGCTGAAGATTATTAGTTTTGATGAAATCGGTACAGGTGATATTGGTACTGGCTTCAATATCCCTTTATAACGACCTTTTCCGGTTGTCGACGTGGCAGTGGTGGTGGGGTTGGGTGGAGCTGTGGCGGTGGATGTCTTAGCAGCAGCCATTAGAGTTCTGCAATAGTTACCGAAAACCCTAGTTGATGATGATGCcattgctttttttttaaaaataaaaaaaaaaaaaaaaaaaacttggattCTGATAAACCCTAGAGAGAAAAATGAGGGGTTTTTTTGAAAGGAATGGCAAAATCGAGGTTTATGGCAAGGGAATGAAAAAGTTGTAGTTTAAGCTGGAAAAAACTGGGCTTTTGGGCCGGGTCTCTCAAGATTTAACTGGGCTTCGCATAAGTTGAAACGGATCGgtaatttgcaggattgcccttcactgggggtggtctttaatttttgtccctcaaattggtggtctttaatttttgtccttcgctaaaaatttcttggtttcgggttcgaactccgctcagtcaaaaattttaaaaaaattcgcaaggtagagtttggattcgcaagtcAGAGTTTTGCATGGAtagagttttgaaggcaaaactctatcttgcgaatccaaacatctgccttgcgaattttttttttaactgagctgaggttcgaacccaaaaccttgaggaattaggcgaagggcaaaaattaaagaccaccccaaatgaaggacaatccacggaaaaaaaaaaaaaacggatgGAGTAATTTTTTCAACGAGACATACGGATGAAAGTTTTTGGCAATGGAATGACAAAGTTGTAGTTTTTCCTGAGGGAATTGCTTTTTCGAGTAACTCTGTTTTGGAAAGCGTGGACCTGTTGGGCTGCTAAGTGCGGAGGATTTGGGCCGGGTCTCTCCAAATTTAACTGGGCTTCCATTACTTTTTCATCATAAGTAGCAAGATTAGTGTCCTTTTTCTGGCGAAAAATAGCGATACTTTTTTTCAAACGTAGTagtatttttctttcaaaaggtaGCATATGTGTGCGCATACAGTGTCAATGTATATACAATGTTTATACACTGATACATTGTATATGCAAATGCATATACACTGATAGCGTATATACAAGAGGGGACATATATGAATTTTGCCTGCAATTTAGGGATACGTGTAACAATGTTTATCTGCTATAACATGTAaaatatgattatgttttgtaattattTAAAAGTAATGCTATAAAGTGTAGTTATAAATCATAACCAGTTACATTAGCTAgataatttttccttaatatatttgtgtataactTCACAATTCACATGTATCCATCAAACTTCGGCAATAGTTTTCGAAAACCATAGATGATAATGCCattgctttttttttccttggattCTGCAAAACcctaagggctcgtttggtagctggttaggattatgcaggtattagttatgcatgTATCAGTAATGTAGGTATTaattatgcaggtattagtaatgcaTGCATTAGTTATGCAGTTATTAGCAatgcatgtattagttatgcaggtattagtaatgcatgtattagttatgcagggtttagttatgcataaattattggtttggatgttggtttgttatattaaaatattacttataTACACATGACtttttttagacaaatattagccttttaagtaccattacttgtcctaaaactcttttgatcatgtgttcaatGGATTGAGACTCTCATATggtgtattaaagtgttattataatatttaaataatgcatgtacttttatttattttattttatttacttatggCTTTTTAGATAAATATTGTCCTTGGTCTATacataacatgtgaaaaattATTGACCATGCGTAAAGTCGAGCCTAAATGATAACTATTAGTTATTGACGACGATCAGTTTATGGTATATCTATCCACGATCCCTTGGATTTGTGCATTTAGGGGTTTGTGGTTTTATTTTTTGTCCGTACACTATTCGTCATCACTATTAGGATCATCCTGTCACCTTACTCATAGAAATCAAATTACAACATTTTGAGGTCTCCTCCCATTCACCCATATAATCACCACCTACTATAATATATTCTGCAATCGACGCCATAATAAATCTATAATAAACTACGGCTATGGTTATGACTGCAATCGACGCCATAATAAATCGATAATAAACTACGGCTATGGTCTATGACGGCAGTCGACGCCATACTAAGTCACTGGGGactgattttatgatgaaaagcAGGATCTTTCGCCGGAATTTTTGCCGGAAACAGGATCTAAAAAGTGGATAAATTAGGAGCTTTTGgagggaaatatttttttttaatttttttttttttggggtaattAAAATGTTGGGGGTTGGGGGTCAAAGTGTAGTTTTCAAAACTTTGGGGCTGAGATTTGACACAACACATCTCTGACATGCTGACGTCATAAATGGTGGCCAAAGCACCAATTTTTGAACACTTATGGCCTTTTATCAAAATAACTTTTACCAACTCCCCCACTTCAAGTTAGGGGTGTGCAAAAACTGGTTTAACCGATACACCGAACCAATAAAAACGCTATTGGTTTATCATTATTGGGTTAACGGTTTGTAAAtggttttgtaatttttttatggGGTTATCGGTTCGGTTTTTGATTTTAAGGATTTAGTTAATGGTTAAACCGATAACCCAATAAgcttatattaaaattattttttatcccTAATTATATAATAGTGGCTTTAAATTCTAATTATTTAAAACAAGTTTGTTTTAGCAAATAGCAACAACGTATTTGAATTTACTTCTACAACATCCAAGGTTGCTACTTAAcgtgaaagaaaagaagtttgTTTTAGCAAATGTCAATAACGTATTTGAATTTGCTTCTACAACATTCAAGTTTGCTACTTAACgtgaaagaaaagaagtgtGTTTTAGCAAATAGCAATAACATGTTTGAATTTGCTTCTGCTTGTAATTTGTGTAGACTTTTAATCTTTTACGTATGAAGGTagtgtatatatgaacaaattaaaacaagagaaagcaaaaaaaaaaaaaaataataataataataattagaggAGATTTTCTTATCAGTTAAACCAAAAATCGAACCGCTAAGGACCAAAAACCGATAACCGAAACCAATAACGAATATCTTATTGATTTGGTTATCGGTTTAGCATATTTAAAAATCGAAAATCAATAAACCGAACCTATAATACacaaaatcgaaccgaaccgaccaATAAGCACCGCTACTTTCAGTAATATTGTCTTGATTGAttgaatttttataattaaaaaaatatgtaaattgttATCAAATTTCAtcttaaattttcaaaagtaCCTCTATATCAATTAGTGTCTTGGGAGTTTTAGATCAATAacaataaatttaattatatttagattTCAGTACTATCCTTAAAATTGCTGAAGAATAttaatatagtaaatatgtttttgaaatgataacaaaattaattttaaacaaTATTATATGTAGGAGAACCTATAacttgcaaacattagctaaaagatttaaaaatcaTACTCAAATTTTATGATTCTATAATATTAAATATagcttattttattattattatcaatcCAAGATTCATTAAAAACTTAACCATCAAATTTAATACTTTTATCTGTGTTTGGGTTGCACAGCACGgggttttatttatagttttttctcttatatatttatatttattttaactatatagaagcatgggtttagacccatgcttcgtcgtccgtccattaaaaaaaaagtgtgggccccatattaaacaccaaccaatatttaaaaaaaaaaaagtgaaacccaccatctccaaactcaaggaaaaaaaaagtggaccccatattaacaaaatcaagcaatataaaaaaaaaaaaaaaaaagtgaaccccatattaaaaaaaaaaaatgtcaaaaaaaaagtgcagactttgtattcgtagcaaacactaatataataaagttttagatacggagcacaaactacaatgttatattaatcgtgttttgaatatatatatatatatatatatatatatatatatatatatatatatatatatatatatatatgcataaaaacagtgcaaactaataatgtccaaaaaaaagtgcaccctatattaaaaaatcaaacaatatttatgtaattttcaaagtatctcattaagtcaataatgatggattcattgccacatgcgtatcaatccattagtgggagcaaatgaaattattgtacagccaaaaaacatggacccaatattattgttttcttcaaaaggttaagtagtcaaatcatacaattttctttatttttttatattagccagagatctaatctagatattgaactgttgtatttgctattccaccatgtcatttatttgttatgtttactaaaagaaatatacttaaaatagttatattttaaaataagatagaatttaattatttttttatttttattcttacgctaataaatgtgaaaagagaataatgtcgtaaaaaaaatatatcaaatggagatcaaataatgaataaggtaaattagttaaattataattctaatcgacattttcttaaaaaaccatgcaaaagacagcatgacaagtaaaatgagctaaaccgagaatatttaccaaaaattaaaaaaaaaaatatttctttgtttaaatagaaaatcaatttctactttatttcgttttaaacatgtaaaattaatttaataatttgaattagaattatccaaatcaaaatttgataaaaaatagtaagtattttacacctttaaattaatcgaattaaaattgaaagtatcaactgatgcttaaatattgctattgttttatctcaaagagaggaaaatagttttgttttaaacaagtcttctcttttaaaaaatattaataaatttttgccgattttgtattcgtagcaaacactaatataataaagttttagatatggagcacaaactataatgctatattaatcgtgttttgaacgtagtatatatatatatatatattatcactatccaaacataactacatacacatagatgcactataatctaaagtgttaGGCCCGTGCGCAGCACTGGCATAGGCCGTCtagttattatatttttctatatatactaAGCGCGGTGGGGGGACGAACACGGCTCCCCccgcttgtaccaaaagctgcaTGAATTGTGCCCGCATTAAATTCTTGTACCACGagctatataatttgtacactttatccaactatttttatatcctaTGTAGACATGTGTTATAGTACTtgatatttattcccttctcatgtatagacgtatgcactttaaatttaattctcccacacatttatttcctccgtgcacttttacttgttcacttttgacttttcgtgttctagctgaatatttattctcttctcatgtataaacATATACAGTTCAATTTccattctcctacacaaatttatttcctccatgcactttaatttgttcacttttgacttttcacattctttgagaattaataaatcccacgtcgatatatgccatagtactgaatatttattcttttctcatgtatacacgtgtgcacttctattttaattctctgacacatatttattttctctgtgcacttttatttgttcattttgacttttcacgttatttaagaattaataaatgaagtactccttccgtctcatattacttggccacattactatacttgacttttcacggtctttaagaattaataaaaatgaagtacggTGGGGGGACGAACACGACTCCCCCTGCTTGTACCAAAAACTGCACGAATTGTGCCCGCATTAAATTTTTGTACCACGagctatataatttgtacactttatccaactatttttatatcccatgtAGACATGTGTTATAGTACTtgatatttattcccttctcatgtatagacgtatgcactttaaatttaattctccgacgcatttatttcctccgtgcacttttacttgttcacttttgacttttcgtgttctagctgaatatttattctcttctcatgtatagacatatacAGTTCAATTTtcattctcctacacaaatttatttcctccatgcactttaatttgttcacttttgacttttcacattctttgagaattaataaatcccacgtggatatatgtcatagtactgaatatttattctcttctcatgtatacacgtgtgcacttctattttaattcttcgacacatagttatttcctccgtgcacttttatttgttcattttgacttttcacgttatttaagaattaataatgaagtactccttccgtcccatattacttggtcacattactatacttgacttttcgcggtctttaagaattaataaaaatgaagtactcccttcgtccatattaacgtagacatgtgtcatagtacttaatatttaattcccttctcatgtatagacgtatgcactttaaatttaattctctgacacaaatttatttcctccgtgcactttaatttatttatttttgacttttcacattctttgaaaattaataaatctcacgtggatatctgtcatagtactgaatatttattctcttctcatgtatacacgtgtgcacttctattttaatttcttcgacacatatttattttctccgtgcacttttacttgttcattttttacttttcacgttatttaagaattaataaatgaagtactccttccatcccatattacttggccacattactatacttgactttttacgttctttaagaattaataaaaatgaagtactccctttgtccatattacttggccacattactaaaaatatatgtctatttttctattctatatttatcttcttttctatttctattatccccgtttttcttctttgtcaatactttaaacgtg
Coding sequences within:
- the LOC132042541 gene encoding uncharacterized protein LOC132042541; this encodes MASSSTRVFGNYCRTLMAAAKTSTATAPPNPTTTATSTTGKGRYKGILKPVPISPTSTFYFFKGDDGKCFPRKYFLFVDYIKTNNLQNPANKKEINCDDKLKTIFAGKDKVGFLEIAKLLSSHFQKAS